In Pseudoalteromonas piratica, the genomic stretch AGTAAGAATGGGTTAATTGAAGCGACCGTGCGCTACTTGCTCACCAGTTTAAAATCCAGCCTAATCTCAAAAATCGACAATAATGTAAGTCAGCAGCAACGCCTAATGTTAATCGTCGAAGCAAATTTCTCCGTTGTACAAAAGCAGGCTCATGTCACCAAAACCTGGCTGAGTTTTTGGGCAGAATCAATGCATGACGAACAATTACACCGCTTGCAAACGGTTAACGCAAAGCGTTTGTACAGCAATTTACTTTATTCGTTCAAAACGTTATTGCCATATGAACAAGCATTACAAGCTGCAACCCTCAGCGCAGCGATGATCGACGGCCTTTGGTTACGTGCCGTATTAACCAAAGCAAACGAAGCCGAATTTAGCAATGCAGAATTGCTTGCTAAAAACTACGTTAACTCTCTTATTCCCGTGTGTCAGGATTAATTATGTCTCTTCCTAAATTGCTCAATTTTATTCATGGCGAACTGCTTGAAAACAAATCAGGTCAGTCGTTTGATGTTATCAATCCCGCTACAAACGAGGTTATTTACCAAACTGAAATCGCAGACGATTTTATTAAAGAGCAAGCCATTGAAAGTGCCAAACAGGGTTTTGCAACTTGGTCAGCATTGAGCGCTGTTGAACGCAGCCGAATTTTATTAAAAGCAGTTGCCCTGTTACGTGAGCGCAACGACGATTTGGCAAAAATTGAAGTACTGGATACAGGTAAGCCAATTCAAGAAGCCGATTGTGTGGATATTGAAACGGGTGCCGATGTGATTGAATATTTTGCAGGCCTTGCACCAACACAACTAGGTTCGCAGCAAACGGTTGGTAATGACTTCTTTTACACGCGAAAAGAACCTTTAGGCATTTGCGCGGGTATTGGCGCGTGGAACTATCCACTGCAAATTGCCTGCTGGAAATCGGGCCCAGCACTTGCAGCAGGTAACGTTTTACTTTTCAAACCATCTGAAGAAACTCCTCGCGGTGCGGTTGAACTTGCCAAAATATTTATTGAAGCTGGCATGCCAGCAGGTGTATTCAATGTGGTACACGGCGCAGGCGATGTCGGTCAATGGTTAACAACACACTCAGATATTGAAAAAGTCTCGTTCACTGGCGAAGTCGGCACAGGCCAAAAAGTGATGCAAAGTGCAGCCAGTAACTTAAAAGAAGTGACCATGGAACTGGGCGGTAAATCGCCGCTAATCGTGTTCGATGATGCCGAAATCAGCGAAGCGGTAAGCGCTGCAATGCTTGGTAACTTTTATACCCAAGGTGAAGTGTGTACAAACTGTACCCGTGTTTATGTTCAAAGAAATGTTTATGATGAGTTTATCGAAGAGTTAAAAAAACGAACCGAGAATAACATTGTAATGGGCGACCCACTCGATCCAAATGTTAATTTAGGCGCGCTAATTTCGAAAAAACATTTAGCCTTAGTTTTAAACTACATCGAGCTTGGTAAAGAGCAAGGTGCCACAGTTTTAACTGGGGGTTATCAGGCAACGCCAGATTCTGCACCTAACGGTAACTTCGTTGCGCCGACTATTTTTGTTGATTGCAATGACGACATGACCATAGTCAAAGAAGAAATTTTTGGCCCAGTAATGTGTGTACTGCCATTTGACGATGAAGACGACGTGATTAAACGCGCAAATAACACAGAACTTGGTTTAGCCGCTGGCGTCTTTAGTCAAAACATCAAACGCGCTCACCGTGTGATTCATCAATTAAATGCCGGTATTTGTTGGATAAATAGCTATGGCAATTCGCCTGCTGAAATGCCCGTAGGCGGATACAAGCGCTCAGGCATCGGCCGTGAAAACGGTGTTGAAACACTAAATAGCTACACCCAAACCAAATCAATTTATGTTGGCATGAGCCAAATTGAAAGCCCATTTTAGCGAGTAATTTTATGCAGTACGATTATATTATTGTCGGCGCAGGCTCAGCTGGGTGTGTGCTCGCCAACCGGTTGTCTGAAAATCCTGATCACTCGGTACTTTTATTGGAAACCGGTGGTTCGGATAAAAGTATTTTTATTCAAATGCCAACGGCGTTATCAATTCCAATGAATGGTGATAAATACGCATGGCAATTTCATACTGAAAAAGAGCCTTACCTTAATAATCGCAGTATGCACTGCCCGCGCGGCAAGGTATTAGGCGGTTCTTCGTCAATTAATGGCATGGTGTACGTACGTGGTCATGCAAAAGATTTTGACGAATGGGCCGAACACGGCGCCGAAAATTGGGATTACCAAGCGTGTTTACCTTACTTTAAAAAAGCCGAAAGCTGGTATTTAGGTGAAGATAATTATCGCGGCGGCAATGGTGAACTTGGCGTTAATAACGGAAATGAAATGGCTAACCCTTTGTACCGCGCGTTTATAGAAGCGGGTAAACAAGCAGGGTATGACCATACTCACGACTACAACGGTGAAAACCAAGAAGGTTTTGGCCCAATGCATATGACCGTTAAAAACGGCATTCGCTGTTCGGCAAGTCGTGCTTATTTAGATCCAATAAAGCACCGCAAGAATTTAACCATAGTAACCAATGCACTGGTAACTAAAGTACGTTTGGAAGGCAAAAAAGCAACGGGTGTGAACTACACCATTAAAGGGAAAGCGCATCGTGCTATCGCTGATAAAGAGGTTATTTTAAGCGCCGGTCCGATTGGCTCACCCCATATTTTGCAATTATCGGGCATTGGACCACGCGACGTGCTTGAACAAGCCGGCGTAAAAGTGCAGCACGAGTTACCAGGTGTCGGTCAAAACTTACAAGATCATCTAGAGTTTTATTTTCAGTACAAATGTAAAAAGCCAATTACGTTAAATGGCAAGTTAGGGCTGATTTCAAAAGGTTTAATTGGCGCACAATGGTTGTTTGCAAAATCAGGTCTTGGAGTTACTAACCACTTTGAATCCTGTGCGTTTATTCGCTCAAAAGCGTGCGTTGAATGGCCTGATATTCAATATCATTTTTTACCTGCCGCGATTCGTTACGATGGTAAATCGGCATTTGATGGCCATGGTTTTCAGGTACATGTGGGCCATAATAAACCGAAAAGCCGTGGTGCAGTGACAATTCAATCCTCTGATCCGAGTATTGCTCCAAAGATTCAGTTTAATTACTTGCAGCACCCCGACGATATTGAAGGGTTCCGCGCTTGCGTGCGTTTAACTCGCGAGATTATCGCACAGCCTGCGTTTGATGATTACCGCGACGGTGAAATTCAACCTGGCGAACAAATTCAAACTGATGAAGAAATTGATGCCTTTGTGCGTGATGCCGTTGAAAGTGCTTATCACCCAAGTTGCTCATGCAAAATGGGTGAAGACCATATGGCGGTAGTAAATTCAAATACGCAAGTGCGTGGAATAAGCAATTTACGCGTGGTGGACTCTTCTATTTTCCCAACCATACCGAATGGCAATTTAAATGCGCCAACCATTATGGTTGCAGAAAAAGCGGCTGACATCATTTTGGCAAAGCCAGCGCTTAATTCAACTACACCGCCTGTTGGCATAAAGCCAAATTGGCAGCAGCAACAGCGCTAAAAATTGGTAGTAGCGATGAAAGCATCACAACTTTCATCGTTATTTTCAACAAATAGCAACTCGCTATTAATTATCTATGACAACAATAAATAGGAAAACTATGGACTATTTTTACTTATACTGGGAGGGTGACAATGACCTTATGGCTTAGTGCTGGCATTTTGTTCACCTTACTTTCAATCGCCTTTATTTTATATAAATGGGGCAATATGCAAGTAGTGGGTGTCACTCCTGTTAAAACATTTACCTTTATTGCAATTCTGTTTACATCTGGCCTCGACGTTGGCCTGATCATGTTCCCGCTAACCGAGTTTGCCGGTTATGCAGACATAAAAGCAAGCCCAGAATATGGCTTCACAAACCCGCTTGCGATTGAGTTTGGTTTTTGGGGATTCTTGATTTGGGGTTTCTACTTTTTGACCTGTTTTTATTTCTGTGTAATTGAGCCCAAAGTGAAATTTTTCGAGATTCCACTGGTAAAATTGGTTAACAACGTGGTGATTATCGGCACATGTGCGTTTACTGCCTTTTTGTTACTGAGCAACTTGCCTTGGTACCTACCTGCGGTGGGTGATGGTGAATCAATTGTGCCAACATTTTACTTAATTGTATTTGCTGCAATTTGTTTTGCCACTTATTCAAGTACCAGTATTCGTTATGTACGCTTTTTAAGTATTACAACAACCTGGGTCTTTATCGCGTTAATCGTTGCTATGTGGGCAGGTGCTTTTATATTTGGCGACAGTGAAATAAGTGCATACACAAAGAACCTGGCATTAATTGGCGACTATTTCACCAACATGCACCATTTTGTATTGCCGCTTAACGATTACCATGAATTCTATTTATTCTGGTGGTTTGCGTGGAGCATTATGATAGGTCAATTCACCTCTCGTTTTGTTGGTGGACTTAAAACCTACCAAGTACTCGCAGCGATGTTAATTTTCCCGTCAATTCCAATTGCTGCGTGGTTTGCCGTGCTGTATCACTACCACGATGCAGGTATTGCAACCGATGGTCTGGTGAACTTTGCCATGGTATTTGTCGGTATTGTGTTTGTGATTAATTCACTGGATTCATTGATCCGCTTATACACAGATAACCTTAACCTAACCGTCGCCCGTTTAGGTAAGCGCAATTATCTGCTACTAAATATTATTGCACTTTCACTTTTAACACTATTATTTAAACTGAACTTTCTACAAATCCAATGGGTTGGTGCCATTGTTATTGCGATTTTCTTTGCTGGTTTTGGTTTTATTTTGGTTAATAAGTTCAAAACAGTTAAGACTATTCATAGTTCACCAAAAGAAAACGCAATTGATTTTAATAAAATAGAGACAATAAGCTAATCATATGAAAAATATAATTAAATTATCATTAATCCCGGTTGCAGTAATGACAAGCGTGGCGCATGCCGATTGGAGTACAACAGTAACAGGCGCCTCTGACTACACCTTCAACGGTGTTAGTCAAACCATGAACGACCCTGCGCTACAGGTTAGTCTCGACAAATCATTTGAGAATGGCTTTTATGCAGGTAGTTGGGCATCAAATGTAGATTTTGGTGACGACACTAACATTGAATGGGATTTTTACGCTGGTCACTATATCAGCCTAAACGATGCGTTAAGCCTTGATTATGGTATCGCGTATTACACCTACCACGGCGCGAGTTATTCAGATGAGGGAAACTACCCTGAAGCTTACGCAAAATTTGGCTATTCATCTGCCCTTGGTAATACCGAGTTTAATTTCTGGTATAGCTGGGATTACTTTGGCACAGGTGCAGGCCATACCATTGCGATGCTAGCGCATTCTTATGAAATCGCGCCAAATCATACGCTGCGCGCAAGTTTTGATGTGTCAAACTCGCTTGATGGCGATAAATGGTTATGGGATGGCGATAACTCTTCATACCATCATTATCGTCTGGCTTATCAAACAAGCTTTAAAGGGTTTAACCTAGAACTTGCGGCAGAAAACACCAACCTTGATTGGGACACCGCAGATGAGCGCTTAGTGTTCTCTGTTTCAAGAACATTTTCGCTGTAACCAACGATACTTAAAGACATAAAATAAAAAAAGGCGCACGTTGCGCCTTTTTTACCTGAATTAGGTTAACCGAGTTCTGCCAAACGGGTAATTAACTCATTGAGTGCAGCAACACTAAAACCACGATCATAAAAATACGCCACCTTGCCTTGGCGATTTAATAATACAACACGTGCATTATTTGGCTTTTCATTGCCGGTAAAAGCCTGAATACGCTCACCATCCTCATAAATTGTAATTACCCCACCCCATAACTCTTTGGGAATGCCGCGGCGCATACCTTCATCAATTTGGGTACTAAACATACGCGGAAACATACCTGCAATAGTGGGCAATTCAAAAGCAACCACATTCACTTCTTTCATATCAAGACCAATCAACCAACGGTCAATATCAAATTGCGAATCTTGTTTATAGCCAATTAAGTATACGCTCGGCTTACCACTAACATGCGCTGGTAGGCTAACTGTTTGTTTTTCTAAACTAGTGCCTGTCACACTAGGAAAAGCCTGTCCCTCGATATTTTGATTTGGATACTGAGTAGCACAGCCAGACAAGGTAAAAATAAGTAATAAGTTAAGGATTGCTTTCATAAAAGTCTCAAATTGATTTTGTTAATTCTTAGCAGAGTTCGAAACAGCTTTATACATCAAAAAAAGTAAGCGCATTATTAGTCCACTTCTTTAACAAGGGACTCTAATTTGCTCATAAATACATCTTTTAATTTGCTGTGTTCATAATCGAGGTGATAGGTATTATGAAAACCGAAGCGCAGTAATACACCATTTCCTTTCAAATAAATGGTGTAGCCGTCGATGTCAGAAAATGCGGTAATTCCTTGATAGAGTTTACCGTCTTCAAAGTCTTCGCCTTTTTGATAGATAAGGTCGAACACTTTTAATAATAGCTTGGCGTCTAGCTCGTTCTTCATAATTAAGTATTCCCTGATTTCTCATATCGATACTTAATTATAGTGAGCAAGCACGCGTTTAGATCAGTTAGCGGAACGTATCAAGATAAAGAGCTTCAACTTTGTCTCGTGCCCACTGAGTGCGACGTAAAAATTTAAGCGACGATTTAATGGAAGGTTCATTGGCAAAGCAATTTATTTTAATCTCGCGGTAAAGACCATCCCAACCATACTCTTCAACCAATTGTGTCAAAATTTTCTCTAAGGTTAAGCCATGAAGCGGATTGTTTGGTTGGTTTTGCATTTTGTTGCCTTAATCGGGTTATTGCTCTATCTACAAAGATAAACAGCACATAAAAAAAGCCCAACCTGGGCTTTTTCAAATTATGTTAAACATTTATAGTTTAACTAAATCACCTTTTAATGTCACACCGGCCATTACAAAACCTGCGCCACATTCAAATTCAGTTTCACTGACAAACTCACGTTTTTTATAGTATGAACTGATGTTCATTACCGCATTCATACCTTCTCGGCGAGCACGATCTTGTAATGCCTTTAAAGCACTTAGCATTACCCATTGACATGCTTCTTTATCGCTTTTGTTGAACGCATTGGTTTTTTTGTTAGTTTGCACTTCGCCGTAAGTTGACTTTACTTCGCCCGCTTTCTGCTTGCCAAAAAATAGTTTAATATTTGAATCAAGCGCCTGCTCAGCTTTCGCTGTGTTTAGTAGCTCTTCAACTGAATAACGACCAATATCATCACGGGCGATTGAAGCTGATGAGGCTAAAACCAACGTCATACCAAGTATTAATTTTTTCATTTTTTCTCCCTATTATTTAAATGAATAAAACTTCCATGCAAAACCTAACCCGAACGCGACATTATCGTGTTCTCGCATCAGCGGGCTATGTTGATTTGCGCTATTTGAATAATTGTAATAACGAACGAATCCACCAGCCCATAGCCAGTTATTATCGTAAGTTAAGCCTACACTAAAAATTGAGGCAAGGTAGCCTGCTTTTGCATCATATTGTTGGCGTTCTAAGGTTTGAAACTGCTCAGCTACCTGATAAAAGTAATTGTTATAGGCATGAGAGCCAAAACGTGAACTGACTCTTGCAGTTAATTTTACATCATGCTTTTTTGTGCGATACAACTGTTTACCCGTTTCAACAATGACGCCGTAAACACTACCAATATCATCAAAATTGAAATTATCGACGGCATACGCTTTACGAATGAAGGGGGAAACATAAAAGTAATCATCAGAAAGCGGGTTACCATAACTAAAATATTCATAACTTGGCCCTATTTCTCCTACCCAGCCAAGATCATCCATGCCCTCACGTGCACGATTTTCATTACTTGCTACCGCAATCGCCCCGCCAGCACTCAGGCTTAAATAGTGTTTCGGTGCAATTTTTAAAAAAGAAGCAAACTCATTGCGTTCAACCTTGTAATGGGGCTTTTTGATATGAATATACGGTAGCGGTACAAAGTAGTTTTCATTTTGCTGCGCACCTAAATAATGCGGAATCGAAGAATAAAAACCACCAATACCTAGAGTCACTTCATCTGCAAAACTGATGGGTGACAGAAAGAAAAGAAGTAAGGCAATCCATTGCTTGAACATTATTAAGACCAGCGTTTAAAAATTAAAGAGGTATTAATACCACCAAAGGCAAAGTTATTACTCATAATATAATCAGTACTAATTTCACGGCCATTAACATCAAGGTAATCTAGTGGAGCACAGTCTGGATCAACACTGTCTAAGTTAGCAGTACCGCTAAACCAATTATCATACATCATATGAATACTGGCCCACGCTTCAATTGCGCCACAGGCACCTAACGTATGTCCAAGGTAACTTTTCAGTGAACTAATAGGCACCTCACCTAATGCGTTAAATGTTGCATGCGACTCTGCTATATCACCTCGGTCAGTGGATGTGCCATGAGCATTTACATAACCAATTTTCGATTTATCAATACCAGCTTCTGTGATTGCTTGTTCAATCGCCACTTGCATGGTTTCGCTGGTCGGTTGGGTTACATGTTGTCCATCTGAATTACAGCCAAATCCGACTATCTCAGCAATAATATTGGCACCTCGCGCCTTAGCATGTTCCAATTCTTCTAAAATGAACGTGCACGCACCTTCCCCTATAACGAGTCCATCTCTGTCTTTGTCAAATGGACGCGGCGTTTGCTTTGGCGTATCGTTTTTACAGCTGGTTGCATACAAGGTATCAAACACCGCTGCTTCAGTGACACAAAGCTCTTCTGCACCACCCGCCACCATTAATTTTTGGCGGCCAAATTTAATTGCTTCGAATGCGTAGCCAATGCCTTGCGAGCCGGAAGTACAAGCTGAACTGGTGGTAATCACCCGGCCTTTTAAACCAAAAAACACACCGACGTTAACCGGGGCAGTATGCGCCATCATTTGGATATAACTCGTTGCTGTCACACCTGTCATTTCACCCGTTTCCATCATGCGACCAAACGGGATAAGCGGTGCCGTAGAACCAATAGATGAACCAAAAGCAATGCCCGTATCACCATTTGTAAGTGATGGGTGCTCTAATAAACCAGCTTGCTCTAGGGCAAGTTCAGTAGTGCGCGTTGCCATAAGCGAAACACGCCCCATTGAACGAATTTTCTTTCGTGAATAATGGTTTGGTTTTTCAAAGTGTTTAACTGGCGCCGCAAGGTTGGTATTTAAACCATTGATAAATTCCCAATCGGGCATTGTCTCAACTGCATTAACACCTGTTTTAAGCGCCGCTTTGAATGTTTGCCAATCATCACCTAGCGCAGTGATTGCCGACATACCGGTAACAACAACACGTTTCACTAAACTAACCCACCATTAACTGAAATTACTTGGCGAGTAATGTATGCCGCATCATCTGACATTAAAAATGACACAGTACCTGCCACTTCCTTTGGCTCTGCCATACGGCGCATTGGCACCATTTTAAGAATTTCATCAACAGGTAAATCATCTACCATATCCGTTGCCACTAACCCTGGTGCTACACAATTTACAGTAATTTTGCGTTTAGCTAACTCTAGGGCAAGTGCTTTGGTAGCACCAATAAGGCCTGCTTTTGCTGCGCTATAGTTAACTTGTCCACGATTACCGGCAATACCAGATACTGACGCCATAGTGATGATACGCCCGCCTTTACGTGTTTGCACCATCGGCATTACTAACGGTTGCACCACATTGTAAAATCCATCTAAACCGGTCTCAATTACCTGATCCCATTCTTCGCCGGTCATCGCAGGGAACGCCGTATCTCGTGTCACGCCTGCGTTACATACAACGCCATAATAAGCACCATGTTGTTCAACATCGGCAAGCAAGCTACTTTTTGCTTTTTCACGATCACACACATCAAATTGACAAACCGTTACATGGCGACCAAGTGCCTCTATTTGTGCCTTTACTTCAAGTGCAGCATCTATCCCATTGCGACAATGCAATGTAATATCAAAGCCATCTTCGGCTAACCTTAATGCAATGGCTTTACCGATTCCACGACTTGAGCCAGTAACTAAAACACGTTTTGTCATTGTTGTTCCTTTAAAAACTGCACAGGGTCTTCTGGCTGAAAGACATTAATTTTTGCCTCAGCAAACACCGTTTCACCCTCAAAAATGCGACATTCAAATACACTTAAGCCTGAGTCTTCTTGAAATAGCTTTTTTACCGATACTGATAAGATCTGGCCTAACTTAAATTCAGGTGAATACGTTTTATATTTGCGAGAACCAATTAGAAAGCCAATTTTGACAGGCAAATTATCGTCCAGTGCCAGCGCACCTGCGTATGCTGCGATGGATTGTGCCATATATTCAGTGCCAATGTAACTTGCAACTGTTTGAGTTTGCTCATTATAAAATGCAGATTCAGGCGTAATATCGACTTCACAAATAGCCGAATCTTGGTCATAACTTACCAAGCGCGATAATAAGATCATTGGGTCGGTATGAGGTAATACCGCCTCAATCGAATACTGTGTCATGTTGTGCTATTTTCCAAAAATTAGCGATACGTTATTGCCACCAAACGCAAACGAATTAGATAAACAGCGCGCTATTTTACCAGAAGTTTGCTTAGCTGTGAGTTTAATTGGTGCAAGTTTTTCATCTAATTCGGCAATCGGG encodes the following:
- a CDS encoding choline transporter, with amino-acid sequence MTLWLSAGILFTLLSIAFILYKWGNMQVVGVTPVKTFTFIAILFTSGLDVGLIMFPLTEFAGYADIKASPEYGFTNPLAIEFGFWGFLIWGFYFLTCFYFCVIEPKVKFFEIPLVKLVNNVVIIGTCAFTAFLLLSNLPWYLPAVGDGESIVPTFYLIVFAAICFATYSSTSIRYVRFLSITTTWVFIALIVAMWAGAFIFGDSEISAYTKNLALIGDYFTNMHHFVLPLNDYHEFYLFWWFAWSIMIGQFTSRFVGGLKTYQVLAAMLIFPSIPIAAWFAVLYHYHDAGIATDGLVNFAMVFVGIVFVINSLDSLIRLYTDNLNLTVARLGKRNYLLLNIIALSLLTLLFKLNFLQIQWVGAIVIAIFFAGFGFILVNKFKTVKTIHSSPKENAIDFNKIETIS
- the fabG gene encoding 3-oxoacyl-ACP reductase FabG, producing the protein MTKRVLVTGSSRGIGKAIALRLAEDGFDITLHCRNGIDAALEVKAQIEALGRHVTVCQFDVCDREKAKSSLLADVEQHGAYYGVVCNAGVTRDTAFPAMTGEEWDQVIETGLDGFYNVVQPLVMPMVQTRKGGRIITMASVSGIAGNRGQVNYSAAKAGLIGATKALALELAKRKITVNCVAPGLVATDMVDDLPVDEILKMVPMRRMAEPKEVAGTVSFLMSDDAAYITRQVISVNGGLV
- a CDS encoding VF530 family protein produces the protein MQNQPNNPLHGLTLEKILTQLVEEYGWDGLYREIKINCFANEPSIKSSLKFLRRTQWARDKVEALYLDTFR
- the betI gene encoding transcriptional regulator BetI; this encodes MPKVGYEPIRRQQLIDATLNSVAELGLKATTINTISKRAGLSSGIISHYFGSKNGLIEATVRYLLTSLKSSLISKIDNNVSQQQRLMLIVEANFSVVQKQAHVTKTWLSFWAESMHDEQLHRLQTVNAKRLYSNLLYSFKTLLPYEQALQAATLSAAMIDGLWLRAVLTKANEAEFSNAELLAKNYVNSLIPVCQD
- a CDS encoding ApeP family dehydratase, with product MTQYSIEAVLPHTDPMILLSRLVSYDQDSAICEVDITPESAFYNEQTQTVASYIGTEYMAQSIAAYAGALALDDNLPVKIGFLIGSRKYKTYSPEFKLGQILSVSVKKLFQEDSGLSVFECRIFEGETVFAEAKINVFQPEDPVQFLKEQQ
- the betA gene encoding choline dehydrogenase, with product MQYDYIIVGAGSAGCVLANRLSENPDHSVLLLETGGSDKSIFIQMPTALSIPMNGDKYAWQFHTEKEPYLNNRSMHCPRGKVLGGSSSINGMVYVRGHAKDFDEWAEHGAENWDYQACLPYFKKAESWYLGEDNYRGGNGELGVNNGNEMANPLYRAFIEAGKQAGYDHTHDYNGENQEGFGPMHMTVKNGIRCSASRAYLDPIKHRKNLTIVTNALVTKVRLEGKKATGVNYTIKGKAHRAIADKEVILSAGPIGSPHILQLSGIGPRDVLEQAGVKVQHELPGVGQNLQDHLEFYFQYKCKKPITLNGKLGLISKGLIGAQWLFAKSGLGVTNHFESCAFIRSKACVEWPDIQYHFLPAAIRYDGKSAFDGHGFQVHVGHNKPKSRGAVTIQSSDPSIAPKIQFNYLQHPDDIEGFRACVRLTREIIAQPAFDDYRDGEIQPGEQIQTDEEIDAFVRDAVESAYHPSCSCKMGEDHMAVVNSNTQVRGISNLRVVDSSIFPTIPNGNLNAPTIMVAEKAADIILAKPALNSTTPPVGIKPNWQQQQR
- a CDS encoding MipA/OmpV family protein, translating into MFKQWIALLLFFLSPISFADEVTLGIGGFYSSIPHYLGAQQNENYFVPLPYIHIKKPHYKVERNEFASFLKIAPKHYLSLSAGGAIAVASNENRAREGMDDLGWVGEIGPSYEYFSYGNPLSDDYFYVSPFIRKAYAVDNFNFDDIGSVYGVIVETGKQLYRTKKHDVKLTARVSSRFGSHAYNNYFYQVAEQFQTLERQQYDAKAGYLASIFSVGLTYDNNWLWAGGFVRYYNYSNSANQHSPLMREHDNVAFGLGFAWKFYSFK
- a CDS encoding DUF3081 family protein, yielding MKNELDAKLLLKVFDLIYQKGEDFEDGKLYQGITAFSDIDGYTIYLKGNGVLLRFGFHNTYHLDYEHSKLKDVFMSKLESLVKEVD
- a CDS encoding TorF family putative porin; this encodes MKNIIKLSLIPVAVMTSVAHADWSTTVTGASDYTFNGVSQTMNDPALQVSLDKSFENGFYAGSWASNVDFGDDTNIEWDFYAGHYISLNDALSLDYGIAYYTYHGASYSDEGNYPEAYAKFGYSSALGNTEFNFWYSWDYFGTGAGHTIAMLAHSYEIAPNHTLRASFDVSNSLDGDKWLWDGDNSSYHHYRLAYQTSFKGFNLELAAENTNLDWDTADERLVFSVSRTFSL
- the betB gene encoding betaine-aldehyde dehydrogenase, producing MSLPKLLNFIHGELLENKSGQSFDVINPATNEVIYQTEIADDFIKEQAIESAKQGFATWSALSAVERSRILLKAVALLRERNDDLAKIEVLDTGKPIQEADCVDIETGADVIEYFAGLAPTQLGSQQTVGNDFFYTRKEPLGICAGIGAWNYPLQIACWKSGPALAAGNVLLFKPSEETPRGAVELAKIFIEAGMPAGVFNVVHGAGDVGQWLTTHSDIEKVSFTGEVGTGQKVMQSAASNLKEVTMELGGKSPLIVFDDAEISEAVSAAMLGNFYTQGEVCTNCTRVYVQRNVYDEFIEELKKRTENNIVMGDPLDPNVNLGALISKKHLALVLNYIELGKEQGATVLTGGYQATPDSAPNGNFVAPTIFVDCNDDMTIVKEEIFGPVMCVLPFDDEDDVIKRANNTELGLAAGVFSQNIKRAHRVIHQLNAGICWINSYGNSPAEMPVGGYKRSGIGRENGVETLNSYTQTKSIYVGMSQIESPF
- a CDS encoding beta-ketoacyl-ACP synthase, coding for MKRVVVTGMSAITALGDDWQTFKAALKTGVNAVETMPDWEFINGLNTNLAAPVKHFEKPNHYSRKKIRSMGRVSLMATRTTELALEQAGLLEHPSLTNGDTGIAFGSSIGSTAPLIPFGRMMETGEMTGVTATSYIQMMAHTAPVNVGVFFGLKGRVITTSSACTSGSQGIGYAFEAIKFGRQKLMVAGGAEELCVTEAAVFDTLYATSCKNDTPKQTPRPFDKDRDGLVIGEGACTFILEELEHAKARGANIIAEIVGFGCNSDGQHVTQPTSETMQVAIEQAITEAGIDKSKIGYVNAHGTSTDRGDIAESHATFNALGEVPISSLKSYLGHTLGACGAIEAWASIHMMYDNWFSGTANLDSVDPDCAPLDYLDVNGREISTDYIMSNNFAFGGINTSLIFKRWS